The following is a genomic window from Bombina bombina isolate aBomBom1 chromosome 3, aBomBom1.pri, whole genome shotgun sequence.
CCGAGTTTGTCAGTTCATTACTAAATTGTAATATCAAGTTGATATTGCACATCCTGGTTTCTGAGAAATAGTTGGCaagcttatttttttttctcctgttggAAATCCTTAGTAAGCAGATTTCACTTCCCAAAACAAGATACATTCAGCTCATATGAAGCCAAATACATGTCAGTAATGATTACATTAAACCTAGTTATGAGAATTATGTTTCCTAACCCTAAAGTATTATTTGTTTCAACTGTATTTTACATACTGGGATATTATAATTTACAAATActacaaaatagataatataaactTGCTCACTGACTGTATGACACTAATTAGTTTTGAATTGGCACCATAAATTTAGGAACCTGAAACTTTTGGTTAACCCTATTATATAgttataggtgtgtgtgtttgtgtatgtagaaatatatgtgtgtgtgtgtatatgtgtgtgtgtatatatatatatatatatatatatgtatacaggtgtatatatatatatgtgtatacaggtgtatatatatatatatatatatatacaggtatatatatatacagatacgttgattggagtagccgtgttagtccagagaataagatatcaaaataacaagagtatagcattgagcaattatacttttttattggactaactatatatttataagttgacacgctttcggaagagttccttcctttctcaagtctgatgCAAtaatagtattgcttcagacttgagaaaggaaggaactcttccgaaagcgtGTCCACTTATAAATGTatggttagtccaataaaaaagtatcattgctcaatgcaatactcttgttattttgatatcttattctctggactaacacggcttatatatatatatctgtgtaaaatatatatatatatatatatatatatatatatatatatatatttttatatatatatatatatatatatacatacatacacacacacacacacacacacacacacacacacacacacacacacatatatatatacacgcacgcacgtctgcacacacacaaacatatatatatatatatacacatacatgtgtgtgtatgtatatatatatatattatgtatgtatgtatgtgtgtggtctgTTGCCATCCGGGTGTAACATCGCACTGCTTAAGTGGTTGGTCCACCTCCTGATAACGTGTTTGTACATAGCCGCTGTGCTGTAGCTAGGATTGTTTAGAATCTTCATCTGGAGTTTGGTTGCAATACTTTGGTCAAGCTGCACTAGCTTTCAGTATTAGCATTATTGGGGTATATCATCTTAGGGTAATATGGCTAGTGATATATTTCAGGATTTGACATTTTATTGTCACAATTATAGGATTTGTTTTATGGGCTAATATATGGAACAATGTACATTGATATTTTGTTCCATCACTATTTATTCATGTAGTGTACACATCATGTGATTCTAATAGTTGGTATAATTGAGCACAATTAACTCTTTGTACAATATATTACTTTACATGATAGTGAATATATGAATGAACTACTACATTTGGGTgaggaaggggtgaacaccccaaaacatcactatacAATAAAAGGAGTTACTTTTTGCActtaattaaagtgacatgaaccccaaaatgtttctttcatgattcagatagagcatacatttgttaaCTTTCCaacgtacttctattatcaatttttaatattatttttttaaaggagcagcaatgcactaatggaaaGTTGgtaaacacatcggtaagccaatcacaagaggaataCATGTGGagcccagcttctgagcctatctaggtgtactttacaacaaaggataccaagcaaattagatgaaataaatacattggaaagttgtttaaaactgtatgctgtatctgtctgaatcacaaaagaaaacaatttgggtttcatgtccctttaaatccagagagtggcATCTCTATTTCTTCTGCTACATACACTGTACTCTGGCACCCTGGTATTTTGTGGATCTTTGTCAGTGAGAGTGCGCCTACTGTGTTTCTGCAACGCATCCTAACATGTCACTAACACTcaaatattttctgtatttttaacaAACTTGTAATCGTATTATATAcctatttctttttttcaggacGGGAACAGTTTCATGGCTTGGGCTCCATGTACTGCCGGTCGGCTTCTGCAGTGATCCTGACATATGATGTAACCAACATGCAGAGCCTAATGGAACTTGAAGATCGATTCCTCAGCCTCACAGACACCGCAAGTGATGACTGTTTGTTTGCTGTGGTTGGAAATAAAATAGACCTCACCGGTGATTATGTATTAGAGAGTGAAAAAGAGGGAGAAAGGCCTCGCGGCTCCCGAGCATCTATTAAGGTCCGCAAACAAGTTAATCTAGAAGATGCTATCGCCCTTTACAAAaggataataaaatacaaaatgataGATGAAAAGGatgtgcctgcagcagagaagatgtGTTTTGAAACCAGCGCCATGACAGGATACAATGTTGATACTCTTTTTGAAGAGGTTTTTAACATGGTTGTCCCATTAATACTGAAGAAGAAATCTAATGGACCACAGGAAACTGTAAACCTTGCTCAAGACAATCATAGTAAAAAGGGGAAAAGTGGTTGTTGTTAATGATTAAACATTAACCTTTTTAGTGGTATACTGTCATAGGATTCAGAAGTGATTGGTTTGCCTGTAATTTATGCAGGCTTTGGCCTTTATTTCACTTCAACAGACCACAGGAAATGGATATGATTCATCCTACCATAAGATCAGATACTATGTATTTGCTTGTTCTTGCACAAACCTTTTGAAGATGTGAACATTTTAACACAAAAGttaaggatttttttattattttttttgtcaacCTCAAAATAATTTCCCTAAagaaagaaaaagtgttttttgcTCCCTTTTACACTTAAATGTACACATTTCTACAGTTCATTCTTCTAAGACTGTGCTTGCCAATGCTTCTAAAAATTTATTTCTGAATCATTcttcatatttttatatacaaacacactttTCTGACTCCTAAATGTGTGCGACTGGCTCCTCTCTTTTCTTGCTGGATTCTAAACATGAAATTAATATTTTCACCGCTGATCTTGGTGTTTCTGAACTCCAAACCTTCTTTAACTGTAACAGGGCATATCTTTGCCTACTTTGTATAGGAGACatggaaaacgtttttttttttttttttcttccaacaaACGGAAGTTTTAGTAGTTTATACATTGTATACTCCTAATCTTTCTTTTCAGCGAGGCTTGGTCATGTAGAGCAATGTTAGAGATATTCCCATTCCCCAAAGAACTTTAATACTGTCATGTGAGTTGTGCATTAACAGGCTTTTGCTGCTGAATGTTCTTAATTCTTTTTTCTCTCCATACAGTTGTAAACATGTTCAGTTGTGAACTTGTGTCCACATCACAGAAAATTAGTTTTTTCTGCCTCTCAATAATAGTGTTATATGACAATTAAAACCTAGCCTTTAGGTTTAATTAAAATCTGAGACTGTCAATTAATATAATATTGTACATCACAAATGCTCTACTAGTAACGTTCTTGGCTTTTTCTCTTTTCATAGACCTTTGTATAAGGGATCTGTTTACACTTATGTCAagatttttactgtttttttgttttctatttgtaAAGCCAATACTACTGTACTGCTTTGAAagaagatgcaaaaaaaaaaaaaaaataattaaaggggagACTTTTTTTCCTAAAAAGGAAGTgcacaattaaaggaacattatggAGTCAATTCTTTTTGTGGAGATTAAATTTGAGTGTCCTAATTTGGTGATAGAATGGAGAATATATCTTTTTAACACAGTTCaatttttttagctttattttactATGCTAAATACATTAGTGAAATAAAACtctccttgattttttttttaattattgttttcctgctttttctctgtctacatttttgtttttaactgaTTTTTTCTTGTGGagattatttttgttttctaaattacatttataaactaaataattgtaaaaattaatttgttactgtttATCATTAAAATATTTATCTT
Proteins encoded in this region:
- the RAB20 gene encoding ras-related protein Rab-20, translated to MMKKPDLKVVLLGDMNVGKTSLLHRYMERRFQDTVSTVGGAFYLKQWGPYNISIWDTAGREQFHGLGSMYCRSASAVILTYDVTNMQSLMELEDRFLSLTDTASDDCLFAVVGNKIDLTGDYVLESEKEGERPRGSRASIKVRKQVNLEDAIALYKRIIKYKMIDEKDVPAAEKMCFETSAMTGYNVDTLFEEVFNMVVPLILKKKSNGPQETVNLAQDNHSKKGKSGCC